Proteins encoded in a region of the Agromyces protaetiae genome:
- a CDS encoding asparaginase, translated as MAETFTVSNAVELAVVERNGFVESRHAGSAVVLSSEGELVRELGDVRSPIFPRSTLKPFQALASMTSGAPLRGEDAAIATASHSGTAAHVALVRGLLARASVPIDALGCPPAMPLDRAAREQIIRAGQTAEPVYMECSGKHAAMLVACAANGWPLQDYLDPEHPMQRKVLDVLERFTGERPVASGVDGCGAPVHAISLAGLARGIHKITTAQSSSPFALYREAAALADAVRTHAWAAGGPGRPDTVAVERLGVFAKIGAEGVMVMTAPNGTTVAVKVLDGSARATAIVALRLLAREGALEQAAIDAVQAELDLWVMGGDRPVGEIRATV; from the coding sequence GTGGCCGAGACCTTCACCGTCAGCAACGCCGTCGAACTCGCCGTGGTCGAACGCAACGGATTCGTCGAGTCCCGCCATGCGGGCTCGGCCGTGGTCCTCTCCTCCGAGGGTGAGCTCGTGCGTGAGCTCGGCGACGTCCGATCGCCGATCTTCCCGCGCTCGACCCTGAAGCCGTTCCAGGCGCTCGCGTCCATGACATCGGGCGCGCCGCTCCGCGGCGAGGACGCCGCCATCGCCACCGCGAGCCACTCCGGCACCGCCGCACACGTCGCGCTCGTGCGCGGACTGCTCGCACGAGCCTCGGTGCCGATCGACGCGCTCGGCTGCCCGCCGGCGATGCCGCTCGATCGCGCAGCCCGCGAACAGATCATCCGGGCGGGTCAGACCGCGGAACCCGTGTACATGGAGTGCTCCGGCAAGCACGCAGCCATGCTCGTCGCGTGCGCCGCGAACGGCTGGCCGCTGCAGGACTACCTCGACCCGGAGCATCCGATGCAGCGCAAGGTGCTCGACGTGCTCGAGCGCTTCACGGGTGAGCGACCCGTCGCGAGCGGCGTCGACGGGTGCGGTGCCCCGGTGCACGCCATCAGCCTCGCTGGTCTCGCCCGCGGCATCCACAAGATCACCACCGCACAGTCTTCGTCGCCGTTCGCGCTGTACCGCGAGGCCGCAGCCCTCGCCGACGCGGTCCGCACGCACGCCTGGGCAGCGGGCGGGCCCGGCCGTCCCGACACCGTCGCCGTCGAACGGCTGGGCGTGTTCGCGAAGATCGGCGCCGAGGGGGTCATGGTGATGACCGCCCCGAACGGCACCACCGTGGCGGTGAAGGTGCTCGACGGCAGCGCACGTGCGACGGCCATCGTGGCGCTGCGCCTTCTGGCCCGTGAGGGGGCGCTCGAGCAGGCGGCCATCGACGCCGTGCAGGCCGAGCTCGACCTCTGGGTCATGGGCGGCGACCGGCCGGTCGGCGAGATCCGCGCCACGGTGTGA
- a CDS encoding ABC transporter substrate-binding protein yields MSARRPLPEDPIVRSLVVQARRAQLNRRTLLTGAGVGASALALAACSTGGGQAKPSAAADESATDKTLNWANWAAYIDEDDSGDYPTLTRFTEETGIEVNYEVAVDDNNTYYGKVKDQLALGQDIGADTVCLTDWMVSRWIRLGYTQKLDHSNIPNLANLAPALEDPDFDPGREMSVPWQGGFAGICWNKAAIPGGLESVEDLWNPDFKGRVGVLSEMRDTIGLLMLQNGVDISGEWGDAEFEAANDLLREQVESGQVRNIKGNSYLEDLKSGDTLAAICWSGDITVINAEAGDQWEFAIPSAGATLWNDNFLVPIGSSRKTNAETLINYYYEPEVAAEVAAWVNYITPVVGAKEAAAAIDPELAENQLIFPDEETLSRAHIFRSLTGAEEQKYQAEFQSILLGS; encoded by the coding sequence GTGTCCGCACGTCGCCCCCTCCCCGAAGACCCGATCGTCCGTTCGCTCGTCGTGCAGGCCCGGCGCGCCCAGCTGAACCGCCGCACCCTGCTCACCGGCGCCGGGGTCGGTGCCTCGGCGCTCGCGCTCGCGGCCTGCTCGACGGGCGGCGGGCAGGCGAAGCCCAGCGCCGCCGCGGACGAGTCGGCCACCGACAAGACCCTCAACTGGGCCAACTGGGCGGCGTACATCGACGAGGACGACAGCGGGGACTACCCGACGCTCACCCGGTTCACCGAAGAGACCGGCATCGAGGTGAACTACGAGGTCGCCGTCGACGACAACAACACCTACTACGGCAAGGTCAAGGACCAGCTCGCGCTCGGCCAGGACATCGGTGCCGACACCGTGTGTCTCACCGACTGGATGGTGAGCCGCTGGATCCGTCTCGGGTATACGCAGAAGCTCGATCACTCGAACATCCCGAACCTCGCCAACCTCGCGCCGGCACTCGAGGATCCCGACTTCGATCCCGGCCGCGAGATGTCCGTGCCGTGGCAGGGCGGCTTCGCCGGCATCTGCTGGAACAAGGCGGCGATCCCCGGCGGGCTCGAGTCGGTGGAAGATCTCTGGAACCCGGACTTCAAGGGACGCGTCGGCGTGCTCTCCGAGATGCGCGACACGATCGGGCTGCTCATGCTGCAGAACGGCGTCGACATCTCGGGGGAGTGGGGCGACGCCGAGTTCGAGGCGGCGAACGACCTGCTGCGGGAGCAGGTCGAGTCGGGCCAGGTCCGCAACATCAAGGGCAACTCCTACCTCGAGGACCTCAAGAGCGGCGACACCCTGGCCGCGATCTGCTGGTCAGGGGACATCACCGTCATCAATGCCGAGGCGGGCGACCAGTGGGAGTTCGCCATCCCGTCGGCGGGAGCGACGCTCTGGAACGACAACTTCCTCGTGCCGATCGGTTCGAGCCGCAAGACCAACGCCGAGACGCTCATCAACTACTACTACGAGCCCGAGGTCGCGGCCGAGGTCGCCGCGTGGGTGAACTACATCACGCCGGTCGTCGGCGCGAAGGAGGCCGCGGCAGCGATCGATCCCGAGCTCGCCGAGAACCAGCTCATCTTCCCCGACGAAGAGACGCTCTCGCGGGCGCACATCTTCCGTTCCCTCACGGGTGCCGAGGAGCAGAAGTACCAGGCCGAGTTCCAGAGCATCCTGCTCGGTTCGTGA
- a CDS encoding ABC transporter permease, with protein MAFVFLLIPIVYTFVFSFNDSIKSNIAWRGFTFDKWLNVCNVEGGAVCQAFGNSIVIGLTATLIATVLGTMIAIALVRYRFRARSSISLLLFLPMATPEVVLGAGLAAQFLAVGVPKDMTTIILAHTMFCISFVVVTVKARVASLDPALEEAGRDLYGSPAQVFWRVTFPLLLPGVLAAALLAFALSFDDFIITNFNSGSVTTFPKYVYISASRGIPAEANVIASAVFLFAIVLVVVAQVSRAARAKRLAKLG; from the coding sequence ATGGCCTTCGTGTTCCTGCTCATCCCGATCGTGTACACCTTCGTGTTCTCGTTCAACGATTCGATCAAGTCGAACATCGCATGGCGCGGCTTCACCTTCGACAAGTGGTTGAACGTCTGCAACGTCGAGGGCGGCGCGGTCTGTCAGGCCTTCGGCAACAGCATCGTCATCGGATTGACGGCGACCCTGATCGCCACCGTACTCGGCACCATGATCGCGATCGCGCTCGTGCGGTACCGATTCCGGGCTCGCTCGTCGATCAGCCTGCTGCTGTTCCTGCCGATGGCGACACCCGAGGTCGTGCTCGGCGCCGGTCTCGCCGCGCAGTTCCTCGCCGTCGGCGTGCCGAAGGACATGACGACGATCATCCTCGCGCACACCATGTTCTGCATCAGCTTCGTCGTCGTCACGGTCAAGGCACGCGTGGCGAGCCTCGATCCGGCGCTCGAGGAAGCGGGCCGCGATCTCTACGGATCGCCCGCGCAGGTGTTCTGGCGGGTCACCTTCCCGTTGCTGCTGCCGGGCGTGCTCGCGGCCGCACTGCTCGCGTTCGCGCTCAGTTTCGATGACTTCATCATCACGAACTTCAACTCGGGGTCGGTGACCACGTTCCCGAAGTACGTGTACATCTCGGCGTCGCGCGGCATTCCGGCCGAGGCGAACGTGATCGCGTCGGCGGTGTTCCTGTTCGCCATCGTGCTGGTGGTCGTCGCGCAGGTCTCGCGCGCCGCGCGCGCGAAACGCCTCGCCAAGCTGGGCTGA
- a CDS encoding ABC transporter permease — translation MAFAAFATAEAQPQAPKKRSRIALLLLLPGIAYLVLFFLTPLVSLLLTSLQAPSEFGDIGVYDYAFNWQNYVTVISDYWPHILRSFGYALAATVLALLFSYPLAYFIGVKARRWPLLQSLMLVLVIAPFFISFLLRTLAWKQILSDESFIITSLKALSLLAPDAHFTGTPFAVIFGLTYNFIPFMTLPLYTTLERLDVRYLEAGSDLYASPFQVFRKVTVPLSMPGIVAGTLLTFIPAAGDYINASRDFLGGPDTQMMGNVIEANFLVLLNYPAAAALSIVLMAAILVLVGVYVKRSGTEDLL, via the coding sequence ATGGCCTTCGCAGCATTCGCGACGGCAGAGGCGCAGCCGCAGGCGCCCAAGAAGCGGAGTCGCATCGCGCTGCTCCTGCTGCTGCCGGGCATTGCCTATCTGGTGCTGTTCTTCCTCACGCCGCTCGTCTCTCTCCTCCTCACGAGCCTCCAGGCGCCGAGCGAGTTCGGCGACATCGGGGTGTACGACTACGCGTTCAACTGGCAGAACTACGTCACGGTCATCAGCGACTACTGGCCGCACATCCTGCGTTCGTTCGGCTACGCGCTCGCCGCCACCGTGCTCGCCCTGCTGTTCAGCTATCCGCTGGCGTACTTCATCGGCGTGAAGGCAAGGCGGTGGCCCCTGCTGCAGAGCCTCATGCTGGTACTCGTCATCGCCCCGTTCTTCATCAGCTTCCTGCTCCGCACGCTGGCATGGAAGCAGATCCTCTCGGATGAGTCCTTCATCATCACGTCGCTCAAGGCGCTGTCGCTGCTCGCACCCGACGCGCACTTCACGGGCACGCCGTTCGCGGTCATCTTCGGCTTGACGTACAACTTCATCCCGTTCATGACCCTGCCGCTGTACACGACGCTCGAACGCCTCGATGTGCGGTACCTCGAGGCGGGGTCCGATCTCTACGCGAGCCCGTTCCAGGTCTTCCGCAAGGTGACGGTTCCGCTGTCGATGCCGGGGATCGTGGCGGGCACGCTGCTCACGTTCATCCCCGCCGCCGGTGACTACATCAACGCCAGCCGCGACTTCCTCGGCGGGCCGGACACCCAGATGATGGGCAACGTGATCGAGGCGAACTTCCTCGTGCTGCTGAACTATCCGGCGGCCGCGGCGCTGTCGATCGTCCTCATGGCCGCGATCCTGGTGCTCGTCGGCGTCTACGTGAAACGCTCCGGAACGGAGGACCTGCTGTGA
- the gabT gene encoding 4-aminobutyrate--2-oxoglutarate transaminase: MTDTIDADANAASAPVYTVTQERKIVTAIPGPRSQELQARRTAVVSEGVASALPVYIERANGAILVDVDGNQFVDFGAGIGVTTVGHTEERVVEAAASQLQDVIHTLFTITPYEEYVRVAELLAERTPGNWSKKSVLVNSGAEAVENGVKIARKYTGRRAVAVLDHAYHGRTNLTMAMNYKAHPYATGFGPFAGDVYHAPNSYPYRDGLSGADAAARTIAYLEKVVGATDLACLVVEPIQGEGGFIVPADGFLGILQNWCTEQGVVMIADEIQSGMARTGAFFASEHFEWEPDLVLTAKGIAGGLPLAAVTGRAEIMDAAQPGGLGGTFGGNPVACAAAVAVFESIDRNRLLAEAQRIERTLLAGLARLAERYDVIGDIRGKGAMIAIELVQPGTGRSSKQPYPEAVGSLIAFAAERGVLFLNAGTYGNVLRFLPSLAVSDALIDDALQVLDDGFAALG; the protein is encoded by the coding sequence ATGACTGACACCATCGACGCCGACGCCAACGCCGCGTCCGCCCCGGTCTACACCGTGACGCAGGAGCGCAAGATCGTGACCGCCATTCCCGGCCCGCGCTCGCAGGAGCTCCAGGCGCGACGCACGGCCGTGGTCTCCGAGGGCGTCGCCAGCGCCCTCCCCGTGTACATCGAACGTGCGAACGGGGCCATCCTCGTCGACGTCGACGGCAACCAGTTCGTGGATTTCGGCGCCGGCATCGGCGTCACGACGGTCGGCCACACCGAGGAGCGGGTCGTCGAGGCCGCCGCATCGCAGCTGCAAGACGTGATCCACACGCTCTTCACCATCACGCCGTACGAGGAGTACGTGCGCGTGGCCGAGCTGCTCGCGGAGCGTACCCCCGGCAATTGGTCGAAGAAGTCCGTGCTCGTGAACTCGGGCGCGGAGGCCGTCGAGAACGGCGTGAAGATCGCTCGGAAGTACACGGGCCGGCGCGCCGTCGCGGTACTCGACCACGCCTACCACGGGCGCACGAACCTCACGATGGCGATGAACTACAAGGCGCACCCGTATGCGACCGGGTTCGGTCCGTTCGCCGGCGATGTCTACCACGCCCCCAACTCGTACCCGTACCGCGACGGCCTGAGCGGCGCGGACGCCGCGGCCCGGACGATCGCCTACCTCGAGAAGGTCGTCGGGGCCACCGACCTCGCGTGCCTCGTCGTCGAGCCGATCCAGGGTGAGGGCGGCTTCATCGTCCCCGCCGACGGCTTCCTCGGCATCCTGCAGAACTGGTGCACCGAGCAGGGCGTCGTCATGATCGCCGACGAGATCCAATCGGGCATGGCGCGCACCGGCGCCTTCTTCGCGAGCGAGCACTTCGAGTGGGAGCCCGACCTCGTGCTCACCGCCAAGGGCATCGCCGGCGGCCTCCCCCTCGCCGCCGTCACCGGGCGCGCCGAGATCATGGACGCGGCGCAGCCGGGCGGACTCGGCGGCACCTTCGGCGGCAACCCCGTGGCCTGCGCCGCAGCCGTCGCCGTGTTCGAGTCCATCGACCGGAATCGTCTGCTCGCCGAAGCGCAGCGCATCGAACGCACGCTGCTCGCGGGCCTGGCGCGGCTCGCCGAGCGCTACGACGTCATCGGCGACATCCGCGGCAAGGGTGCGATGATCGCGATCGAACTGGTCCAGCCCGGCACCGGGCGCTCGTCGAAGCAGCCGTATCCCGAGGCCGTGGGTTCGCTGATCGCGTTCGCCGCCGAGCGCGGCGTCCTCTTCCTCAACGCCGGCACATACGGGAACGTCCTGCGCTTCCTGCCGAGCCTCGCCGTCTCCGACGCCCTCATCGACGACGCCCTCCAGGTGCTCGACGACGGTTTCGCGGCCCTCGGCTGA
- a CDS encoding OsmC family protein: protein MRLNEHEYAIELEWTGDQGAGTAGPRAYRRTHIVRARGKLHDLHGSADRAFHGDRDRWNPEELLLAALADCHMMSYLYAAARRGVIVRGYADSPTALLRQNGQGGGAIVEAVLRPRVVMADASMLEHAEALHEEAAETCFINASVAFPVRHEPTVSLLT, encoded by the coding sequence ATGCGACTCAATGAGCATGAGTATGCGATCGAGCTGGAATGGACGGGCGATCAGGGTGCGGGAACGGCCGGGCCGCGAGCGTATCGCCGGACGCACATCGTGCGCGCCCGCGGCAAGCTGCACGACCTGCACGGCAGTGCCGATCGCGCCTTCCACGGCGACCGCGACCGGTGGAATCCCGAAGAGCTGCTGCTCGCGGCGCTCGCCGACTGCCACATGATGTCCTACCTCTACGCGGCCGCCCGGCGCGGCGTGATCGTGCGCGGCTACGCCGATTCGCCGACGGCCCTGCTCCGCCAGAACGGCCAAGGCGGCGGCGCGATCGTCGAGGCGGTGCTGAGGCCGCGAGTGGTGATGGCGGACGCCTCGATGCTCGAACACGCGGAGGCGTTGCACGAGGAGGCGGCCGAGACCTGCTTCATCAACGCGTCCGTGGCGTTCCCGGTGCGGCACGAGCCGACCGTGTCACTGCTCACGTAG
- a CDS encoding ABC transporter ATP-binding protein, whose product MASVREFSERGADLELSGIQKRFPGFTAIEDLDLTIPAGSFFALLGPSGCGKTTTLRLVAGLEEPTKGRILIGGRDVTDTKAHERPVNTVFQSYALFPHMTIVENVAFGLKRRRIGDAMTRAHDALKLVELDHLAQRRPQQLSGGQQQRVALARAIVNRPALLLLDEPLGALDLKLRRQMQLELKGIQEEVGLTFLHVTHDQEEAMTMADTVAVMNKGAIEQMGAPEELYDLPRTVFVANFLGQSNLFTGPVSGSSELAVTVDAGGHAITVPANRAQRHRGTITVGVRPEKVVLHVQDPGAASDRNTLGPGRVVDVSFSGVSTQYLVEVTGVGTVTVFAQNVGHGPVAALGAEVWVSWEIAHGFGLADEPGHGERFAADDSTSSIAVQHREDLLAELGDR is encoded by the coding sequence ATGGCGTCAGTACGCGAGTTCTCCGAGCGGGGCGCCGACCTCGAACTCTCGGGCATCCAGAAGCGCTTCCCCGGGTTCACGGCGATCGAGGACCTCGATCTCACGATCCCGGCCGGTTCGTTCTTCGCCCTCCTCGGCCCGTCAGGCTGCGGCAAGACCACGACTCTGCGACTCGTGGCGGGCCTTGAAGAACCCACGAAGGGTCGCATCCTGATCGGCGGGCGCGACGTGACCGACACCAAGGCGCATGAGCGTCCGGTGAACACGGTGTTCCAGAGCTATGCGCTGTTTCCGCACATGACGATCGTCGAGAACGTCGCCTTCGGGCTCAAGCGCCGTCGCATCGGCGATGCGATGACCAGGGCGCACGACGCGCTGAAGCTCGTCGAGCTCGATCACCTCGCCCAGCGCCGGCCGCAGCAGCTCTCGGGCGGCCAGCAGCAGCGGGTCGCGCTCGCCCGAGCCATCGTGAACCGGCCGGCACTGCTGCTCCTCGACGAACCGCTGGGCGCGCTCGACCTCAAGCTGCGCCGTCAGATGCAACTCGAGCTCAAGGGCATCCAAGAAGAGGTGGGGCTGACCTTCCTGCACGTCACGCACGACCAGGAGGAGGCTATGACCATGGCCGACACGGTCGCCGTGATGAACAAGGGCGCGATCGAGCAGATGGGTGCGCCGGAAGAGCTGTACGATCTGCCGCGCACCGTATTCGTGGCCAACTTCCTGGGCCAGTCGAACCTGTTCACCGGGCCCGTCAGCGGAAGCAGCGAGCTCGCCGTCACGGTCGACGCGGGCGGCCACGCGATCACGGTGCCGGCGAATCGCGCGCAACGCCATCGCGGCACGATCACCGTCGGCGTGCGCCCCGAGAAGGTCGTGCTGCACGTCCAGGATCCCGGTGCAGCATCCGACCGGAACACGCTCGGGCCCGGCCGTGTGGTCGACGTCTCGTTCTCCGGTGTGAGCACGCAGTATCTCGTCGAGGTGACCGGCGTGGGAACGGTGACGGTGTTCGCCCAGAACGTCGGGCACGGACCGGTCGCAGCGCTCGGTGCCGAGGTCTGGGTGAGCTGGGAGATCGCGCACGGGTTCGGCCTCGCCGACGAGCCGGGTCACGGCGAGCGGTTCGCCGCGGACGATTCGACGAGCTCGATCGCGGTGCAGCATCGCGAGGACCTGCTCGCGGAGCTCGGAGACCGCTGA
- a CDS encoding FtsK/SpoIIIE domain-containing protein: protein MTGSPLALAFAALGPVVALASMIDGRRHAAAGRRRWSAERRAALDELRREVGRRHAGERAAAWRTTPPASAMLEHAPGVGWRGSGPGLVVIGRGDVPSAVRVGGTPFDECDRVLLREAAVVSDAPVHADPRGGLGFVGPPPLARAAARSALIQLAHLAMPGAIAVHVPDGPEWAWASELPHRTGSESIVIDEGAAPGETVDAPARPAKDARPGAGWHVATASTAAGLPPGLATVVRVVHPAHAIVEREAARPGHRVIVPELVSMADAASWAAAARAAAARAGLADGGSTVPADVPIATLVQPARRHSERSTLAVVVGVGAGGPVELDLVREGPHALVAGTSGSGKSEFLVTWLAALAAVHPPELVAFLLVDFKGGAAFEPLRGLPHVAGLVTDLDEAEAVRAVQSLRAELRHREEVLRAAGCRAIAELPDETVLPRLIIVVDEFQAMVERFPDLAPLIGDIASRGRSLGVHLVLAAQRPNGVVRENVTANCGLRVSLRVLHRADSLAVLGVEHAAALDPSSPGRALVARDGVAIEFQSALASPASIERVRLGATGAPARRPWLDPLPRRLTLATLDAEPLEPAAQGDELTFGLADDPDRQRRERAAWHPHRDGPFLVVGSAGSGRSTVLGAIAAAFADRHGAGSVVVLGGPPSTEWDVVHDALLRVGGGAREPRLLIADDLDVRYRSWPEDHRLAVLDAIAALGREGRSGGLHLAASAMTARSLPGPMRDTFGAAVLLRHAGRTDVVQAGGVGELWRADDPPGAGQWHGRRIQVVDRGRPGPPSTRPVPSLRLAADVPIAVVSASPARDAEALVAAVGRDLILLRHGTDGAARALSALQDAAPVVVGDAEAWSANWMLLATIRERGALVVHASAAELRSITRDRVPPPMLDPGLTQCWVILPGEAPARFGWPLTRIEGPHRTEPAESSVVWPARNGIRG, encoded by the coding sequence ATGACCGGCTCGCCACTCGCACTCGCCTTCGCGGCGCTCGGCCCGGTCGTCGCACTGGCCTCGATGATCGACGGCCGCCGTCACGCCGCCGCCGGTCGTCGCCGATGGAGCGCCGAACGGCGCGCCGCGCTCGATGAGCTGCGGCGGGAGGTCGGCCGGCGGCATGCCGGAGAACGCGCGGCCGCGTGGCGAACCACGCCGCCCGCCTCAGCGATGCTCGAGCACGCCCCTGGAGTGGGCTGGCGCGGGAGCGGGCCGGGCCTCGTCGTGATCGGGCGCGGCGACGTGCCGAGCGCGGTACGGGTCGGCGGAACGCCGTTCGACGAGTGCGATCGCGTGCTGCTCCGCGAGGCGGCGGTCGTCAGCGACGCGCCGGTCCACGCCGATCCGCGGGGCGGGCTCGGCTTCGTGGGGCCGCCGCCGCTCGCACGGGCGGCCGCGCGGTCCGCGCTCATCCAGCTCGCGCACCTCGCGATGCCCGGTGCCATCGCGGTGCACGTGCCCGACGGTCCGGAGTGGGCCTGGGCGAGCGAGCTTCCGCACCGGACCGGCTCGGAGTCCATCGTCATCGACGAGGGCGCGGCGCCCGGCGAGACGGTCGATGCACCGGCGCGGCCGGCGAAGGACGCACGGCCCGGTGCCGGCTGGCACGTGGCGACCGCATCCACGGCCGCCGGGCTTCCGCCGGGCCTCGCCACGGTCGTGCGGGTGGTGCATCCGGCGCACGCGATCGTCGAGCGCGAGGCGGCCCGGCCCGGGCATCGAGTGATCGTTCCCGAGCTGGTGTCGATGGCAGATGCCGCGTCCTGGGCGGCTGCCGCCCGGGCGGCTGCCGCCCGAGCCGGACTCGCCGACGGCGGTTCGACCGTCCCGGCCGATGTCCCGATCGCCACCCTCGTGCAGCCGGCGCGCCGGCACTCCGAGCGGTCGACGCTCGCGGTCGTCGTCGGAGTGGGCGCGGGCGGTCCGGTCGAGCTCGACCTCGTGCGCGAGGGGCCGCACGCCCTCGTCGCCGGAACGAGCGGGAGCGGCAAGAGCGAGTTCCTCGTGACCTGGCTGGCGGCACTCGCCGCGGTGCATCCGCCCGAGCTCGTCGCGTTCCTCCTGGTGGACTTCAAGGGCGGTGCGGCGTTCGAGCCCCTGCGCGGACTCCCGCACGTCGCCGGGCTCGTGACCGACCTCGACGAAGCCGAGGCGGTCCGCGCGGTCCAGAGTCTGCGTGCCGAGCTCCGGCATCGTGAGGAGGTGCTTCGAGCTGCCGGGTGCCGTGCCATCGCCGAGCTGCCGGATGAGACGGTGCTGCCCCGGCTCATCATCGTCGTCGACGAGTTCCAGGCGATGGTGGAACGGTTCCCGGACCTCGCTCCGCTCATCGGCGACATCGCGTCGCGCGGGCGGTCGCTCGGCGTGCACCTGGTGCTCGCCGCGCAGCGGCCGAACGGCGTGGTCCGCGAGAATGTGACGGCGAACTGCGGTCTCCGGGTCTCGCTCCGGGTGCTGCACCGCGCCGACAGCCTCGCCGTGCTCGGTGTGGAACACGCGGCCGCGCTCGATCCCTCGTCCCCGGGGCGTGCGCTGGTCGCGCGCGACGGCGTCGCGATCGAGTTCCAGTCGGCGCTCGCGTCGCCCGCGTCCATCGAGCGCGTGCGGCTCGGCGCGACGGGGGCTCCGGCGCGGCGCCCGTGGCTCGACCCGCTCCCGCGACGGCTCACCCTCGCCACGCTGGATGCGGAGCCACTCGAACCCGCTGCCCAGGGCGACGAGCTGACGTTCGGGCTCGCGGACGATCCCGATCGGCAGCGGCGCGAGCGCGCGGCGTGGCACCCGCACCGGGACGGTCCGTTCCTCGTCGTGGGTTCCGCGGGCAGCGGTCGTTCGACCGTCCTCGGCGCGATCGCCGCGGCGTTCGCCGATCGGCACGGCGCCGGGTCGGTCGTCGTGCTCGGTGGGCCGCCCAGCACCGAGTGGGATGTCGTGCACGACGCGCTCCTCCGGGTCGGGGGCGGCGCGCGGGAACCCCGCCTGCTGATCGCAGACGATCTCGACGTGCGCTACCGGTCGTGGCCGGAGGACCACCGACTCGCGGTGCTCGACGCGATCGCGGCGCTCGGCCGCGAGGGGCGCTCGGGCGGCCTGCACCTCGCGGCCTCGGCCATGACGGCGCGCTCGCTTCCCGGACCCATGCGGGACACGTTCGGCGCGGCCGTGCTGCTCCGTCATGCCGGTCGAACCGACGTGGTGCAGGCGGGCGGTGTCGGCGAGCTCTGGCGCGCCGACGATCCGCCCGGCGCGGGGCAATGGCACGGGCGGCGCATCCAGGTCGTCGACCGCGGGCGGCCCGGTCCTCCCTCGACCCGCCCCGTGCCGTCGCTGCGACTGGCCGCCGACGTGCCGATCGCCGTCGTGAGCGCGTCACCCGCACGTGACGCCGAGGCGCTCGTCGCCGCGGTCGGGCGCGATCTGATCCTGCTGCGACACGGCACGGACGGCGCGGCTCGGGCGCTCTCGGCCCTCCAGGACGCGGCGCCGGTCGTCGTGGGGGACGCCGAGGCGTGGTCGGCGAACTGGATGCTGCTCGCCACGATCCGGGAGCGCGGCGCGCTCGTGGTGCACGCGAGCGCCGCAGAACTGCGCAGCATCACCCGCGACCGCGTGCCGCCCCCGATGCTCGATCCCGGCCTGACCCAGTGCTGGGTGATCCTGCCGGGCGAGGCCCCGGCCAGGTTCGGCTGGCCGCTGACCCGTATCGAGGGTCCGCATCGGACCGAACCTGCGGAATCCTCGGTCGTTTGGCCCGCACGAAACGGAATTCGCGGGTGA
- a CDS encoding zinc-ribbon domain-containing protein encodes MRCRICGAELPDGAMFCGECGSSTSATPESRRRPDPRPGDTTILERSKLATGVVSVPVDGFRPVEPEPSVSAAGAARAAEPVSFTLRFSTGETLHVSGTGLIGRKPLPQPGESFDQLVQIADRTLSVSKSHLEFGQHDGMLWISDRFSGNGTVVRRPDDGALRCEPGRRYLVPRGSRVELADQHFVVD; translated from the coding sequence GTGAGGTGCCGGATCTGCGGGGCCGAGTTGCCCGACGGAGCGATGTTCTGCGGGGAATGCGGCAGTTCGACGAGCGCGACGCCCGAGTCGCGCCGCCGACCCGATCCTCGCCCCGGCGACACGACCATCCTCGAACGCTCGAAACTCGCGACCGGCGTGGTGAGCGTGCCGGTCGACGGGTTCCGCCCGGTTGAGCCGGAACCGAGCGTCTCTGCCGCGGGTGCCGCCCGGGCGGCGGAACCGGTGTCGTTCACCCTGCGCTTCAGCACCGGAGAGACGCTGCACGTCTCGGGGACGGGGTTGATCGGCCGGAAGCCGCTGCCGCAGCCGGGCGAGTCGTTCGATCAGCTGGTGCAGATCGCCGACCGCACGCTGTCGGTCTCGAAGTCCCATCTCGAGTTCGGGCAGCACGACGGCATGCTCTGGATCTCCGACCGCTTCTCCGGCAACGGCACCGTGGTCCGCCGGCCCGACGACGGTGCGCTGCGCTGCGAGCCGGGCCGCCGATACCTGGTCCCGCGTGGCAGCCGTGTCGAGCTCGCCGACCAGCACTTCGTGGTGGACTGA